The following are encoded together in the Chloroflexota bacterium genome:
- a CDS encoding alkaline phosphatase, which produces MRLRRLIWLLALIAAGALGACAAAPSPTPTVVFQTTVLAPTDTATPFAPASATPLPPSPTPAPGAAAPLFSPPEVHFAVIGDFGESGQAEAAVAALVHSWHPDFILSLGDNDYPVGGANTMQRNVLQYYGEDIAAGHFFPALGNHDWGTGKIDAYLRYLRPLGNGRYYQFARGPVHIFVLDSDYHEPDGAVPDGKQAQWLQEQLAAATEPWKIVVFHHPPYSSGRHGSTKRMRWPFAQWGATAVLTGHDHDYERIMRDGIVYIVNGLGGVSRYPFPNKTPIPGSVLRYNANYGALKVEADAQHLTFQFVTINGKVIDTYTIQR; this is translated from the coding sequence ATGCGCCTTCGTCGCTTGATCTGGTTGCTCGCCCTCATCGCGGCCGGTGCGCTCGGCGCCTGTGCCGCGGCCCCTTCCCCCACCCCCACGGTCGTTTTCCAAACCACCGTCCTCGCCCCTACAGATACCGCCACGCCTTTTGCCCCTGCTTCTGCCACCCCGCTGCCGCCTTCGCCCACCCCAGCCCCTGGCGCCGCGGCACCCCTCTTTTCGCCTCCTGAGGTGCACTTTGCCGTCATCGGCGACTTCGGCGAAAGCGGCCAGGCCGAGGCCGCCGTGGCTGCCCTGGTACATTCCTGGCACCCCGACTTCATCCTTTCCCTGGGCGACAACGACTACCCCGTCGGCGGCGCCAACACGATGCAGCGGAACGTCCTCCAATACTATGGGGAAGACATCGCCGCCGGGCACTTTTTCCCCGCCCTGGGTAACCACGATTGGGGCACCGGTAAAATTGATGCTTATCTTCGCTACCTGCGCCCCCTTGGCAACGGGCGGTACTATCAGTTCGCACGCGGGCCGGTGCACATTTTCGTCCTCGACAGCGACTACCACGAGCCCGACGGCGCAGTACCCGACGGCAAACAAGCCCAATGGCTGCAGGAACAACTGGCCGCGGCTACCGAACCATGGAAAATCGTTGTCTTTCACCATCCCCCTTACTCTTCTGGCCGCCACGGCAGCACCAAGCGCATGCGTTGGCCTTTCGCCCAGTGGGGCGCAACCGCGGTGCTTACCGGCCATGACCACGATTATGAACGCATTATGCGCGACGGCATCGTCTACATTGTGAACGGCCTGGGGGGCGTCAGCCGCTATCCCTTTCCCAACAAGACGCCGATCCCTGGTAGTGTACTCCGCTACAACGCCAACTACGGGGCGCTCAAAGTCGAGGCCGACGCGCAGCACCTGACCTTTCAGTTTGTGACCATCAATGGGAAAGTGATCGACACCTACACCATCCAACGCTAA